In Candidatus Chlorohelix allophototropha, one DNA window encodes the following:
- the truB gene encoding tRNA pseudouridine(55) synthase TruB, translated as MISGILNIYKEIGMTSHDVVAGVRRILHEKRVGHAGTLDPAAEGVLPVCVGHATRVVEYLSDSRKIYCADLVLGIETDTYDREGIIQAIGEVRNYSRDELEQAVAKYRGAIMQVPPLYSAIKVAGQPLYKAARAGKGADIELVPRPVEIYESRITLWESPWLRLWVECGKGTYIRSLVYDIGKELGCGAYMQHLVRVQSGGFHIKDAITLSELAARVKEDTLEEVLMHADRAIGTFPAIIVDPRTAEKIRQGRNLPLEEDLPLSQWKVNLNVSTDLPYRRVYTDEGDLLALLEREGQEWHPAKVFI; from the coding sequence ATGATCAGCGGCATCCTGAATATCTACAAAGAGATCGGCATGACCAGCCATGATGTGGTGGCGGGGGTGCGTCGAATATTACACGAAAAAAGGGTAGGGCATGCCGGTACTCTTGACCCCGCCGCCGAGGGTGTTTTGCCGGTTTGTGTGGGGCATGCTACTCGTGTGGTGGAATACCTCAGCGATTCCCGCAAAATCTATTGCGCCGATTTGGTTCTGGGAATTGAAACCGATACCTACGATCGCGAAGGTATAATTCAGGCTATCGGCGAAGTGCGCAATTATAGCCGTGATGAGCTTGAGCAAGCGGTGGCAAAGTATCGGGGCGCTATTATGCAGGTTCCACCATTGTATTCGGCTATCAAGGTGGCAGGACAGCCGTTATACAAGGCGGCAAGGGCAGGTAAAGGCGCGGATATTGAACTCGTCCCTCGCCCGGTGGAAATTTATGAATCCAGAATCACCTTGTGGGAATCTCCTTGGCTGCGCTTGTGGGTAGAATGTGGGAAGGGCACCTATATACGCTCACTGGTGTATGATATAGGAAAAGAATTGGGTTGCGGCGCTTATATGCAACATCTGGTAAGAGTCCAGAGTGGTGGTTTTCATATTAAGGATGCTATTACCCTGTCCGAACTGGCAGCGCGAGTTAAAGAGGATACCCTAGAAGAAGTACTTATGCATGCCGACCGCGCTATAGGCACTTTCCCGGCAATTATAGTTGACCCACGCACCGCAGAAAAAATCCGACAGGGACGAAATTTGCCACTAGAAGAAGATTTGCCACTTTCCCAGTGGAAGGTAAATTTAAATGTCAGCACCGATCTACCCTACCGACGAGTTTATACTGATGAGGGTGATTTGCTGGCGTTATTGGAACGCGAAGGGCAGGAATGGCATCCTGCCAAAGTCTTTATTTAA
- a CDS encoding bifunctional riboflavin kinase/FAD synthetase: MELLHDLYQLKQRDEKLIITIGAFDGVHVAHRALIAGAVMRAREQGVKSAVISFNPHPDTVVRPNYPMIYLTTLEDKAELIAEIGADYLIIQPFTTDFMQLTPEQFVEWLITPANVTEIHVGEDFVFGHKASGNIIKLREMGKQRGFHVHSLAPLEVGNEIVSSTSIRKLLIAGYVDHASRLLDRFHSVQGIVLHGAQRGRVIGFPTANIEIPSNFAIPGNGVYATITTILEGNRRHEYSSVTNIGVRPTFDNGSRSIETHLLDFSDDLYDKHLKVQFVAKLRDERKFSGIEEIRAQLQLDVMKGREVLAAHGHG; this comes from the coding sequence TTGGAGTTACTGCACGACCTGTACCAGTTAAAGCAGCGCGATGAAAAATTAATCATAACAATCGGCGCATTTGACGGTGTACATGTAGCACATCGCGCGCTAATCGCAGGTGCGGTAATGCGGGCGCGTGAACAAGGCGTGAAGTCCGCAGTTATTAGCTTCAATCCGCATCCTGATACTGTAGTGCGCCCTAACTATCCCATGATTTATCTCACTACGCTGGAAGATAAAGCCGAGCTTATCGCTGAAATCGGTGCCGATTATCTGATAATCCAGCCCTTTACTACAGACTTTATGCAACTTACCCCTGAACAGTTCGTGGAGTGGCTTATCACACCCGCCAATGTAACCGAAATTCATGTGGGAGAAGATTTTGTTTTTGGGCACAAAGCTTCGGGAAATATTATAAAATTGCGCGAAATGGGTAAACAACGCGGTTTCCATGTGCACAGCCTTGCCCCGCTTGAAGTTGGCAATGAGATAGTAAGCAGCACTAGTATTCGTAAGCTTTTAATAGCAGGTTATGTAGATCATGCTTCCCGTTTGCTTGACCGTTTTCACAGTGTGCAAGGCATAGTTTTACATGGGGCGCAGCGTGGGCGAGTTATCGGTTTTCCAACTGCTAATATCGAAATCCCTTCAAATTTCGCCATTCCGGGCAATGGCGTTTATGCCACTATTACTACTATCCTGGAAGGGAATCGGCGACACGAATATTCTAGTGTTACAAATATTGGAGTGCGCCCCACCTTTGATAACGGCTCTCGCAGTATCGAAACCCATCTGTTGGACTTTTCAGACGACCTTTATGACAAGCATCTGAAAGTGCAATTTGTCGCTAAATTACGAGATGAGCGCAAGTTTTCGGGAATCGAGGAAATCCGCGCCCAACTCCAATTGGATGTAATGAAGGGGCGCGAGGTGCTGGCAGCACACGGGCACGGCTGA
- a CDS encoding aldehyde dehydrogenase family protein produces the protein MLYEVVREETDSAKRPTYQVLNPANREVIAEVEIDSPDDVALAVKRARVAQKEWAALSFKERANRLYAARKLLLENKAQMIETVVLETGKPAPEVLMELLYVSDIIGYYGRRAEKFLADRKVSFHLLKNKGGTIVYNPYGVVGNISPWNFPLLLSFGDTVPALLAGNAVVIKPSEFSPLCAHLMMDFCHKAGVPRDVLQIVNGIAETAGALIDEADLISFTGSVPTGKKVMERAARTLKPVLLELGGKDPMIVLSDANLERAVHGAVYGALFNSGQVCISVERVYVEASIYDSFVQKVVEQVQKLRVGVETCSGDSVDMGPLMSERQLSIVDRQVEDARAKGAKILIGGRRREDLGGYFYEPTVITDVTDDMLLMQEETFGPVLPIIKVENAEEALRLSNASKYGLSSSVWTSNKVRGMALARQIEAGSTCINDVAINYVIPELPMGAIKQSGFGYRHGAEDGIRMFCRAQGILSDRVGMKRELYWFPYNRRSEKLVGKVLDFLFKR, from the coding sequence ATGTTGTACGAAGTTGTACGTGAAGAAACCGATTCGGCAAAACGCCCTACTTATCAGGTTTTGAATCCGGCAAACCGTGAGGTAATCGCCGAAGTTGAGATTGATAGCCCGGATGATGTGGCGCTGGCGGTAAAACGCGCCCGTGTTGCTCAGAAAGAATGGGCAGCGCTGAGTTTCAAAGAACGCGCAAATCGTTTATATGCCGCACGGAAGCTTTTGTTGGAAAACAAAGCACAAATGATAGAAACTGTCGTGCTGGAAACCGGCAAACCTGCCCCCGAAGTTTTGATGGAACTGCTCTATGTCAGCGATATTATAGGCTATTACGGGCGCAGGGCTGAAAAGTTTTTGGCAGATCGCAAAGTATCATTTCACCTACTGAAGAATAAGGGCGGCACTATAGTGTATAACCCTTATGGAGTAGTGGGAAATATCTCTCCTTGGAACTTCCCGCTGTTACTTTCCTTCGGTGATACGGTACCCGCGCTGCTGGCAGGGAACGCAGTAGTGATAAAACCGAGCGAGTTTTCGCCACTTTGCGCTCACTTGATGATGGATTTCTGTCATAAAGCCGGAGTTCCTCGCGATGTATTACAAATCGTCAATGGGATAGCAGAAACCGCAGGCGCGTTAATCGATGAAGCCGATCTAATTTCGTTTACCGGCAGCGTACCTACTGGCAAAAAGGTAATGGAACGCGCTGCCCGTACTCTTAAACCGGTATTGCTGGAATTGGGTGGAAAAGACCCCATGATAGTGCTAAGTGATGCTAATCTCGAACGTGCAGTACATGGCGCAGTTTACGGGGCTTTGTTTAATTCCGGGCAAGTGTGCATCTCGGTAGAGCGGGTTTATGTGGAAGCGTCTATCTACGACAGTTTTGTGCAAAAAGTAGTAGAACAGGTACAAAAATTACGGGTAGGAGTGGAAACATGCAGCGGGGATAGCGTAGATATGGGTCCTCTGATGTCTGAACGCCAGTTATCTATCGTAGATAGGCAGGTGGAAGATGCCCGTGCCAAAGGCGCAAAGATACTAATCGGCGGACGACGACGTGAAGATTTAGGCGGCTATTTCTACGAGCCTACGGTTATTACCGATGTCACCGACGATATGCTTTTGATGCAAGAAGAAACCTTTGGTCCTGTATTGCCCATCATCAAGGTTGAAAACGCGGAAGAGGCTTTGCGCCTTTCCAATGCTAGCAAGTACGGACTAAGCAGCAGCGTTTGGACTTCTAACAAAGTTCGGGGTATGGCGTTGGCTCGTCAGATTGAAGCTGGTTCAACCTGTATAAATGATGTGGCAATAAACTATGTGATCCCCGAATTACCGATGGGTGCTATCAAGCAAAGCGGTTTTGGCTATCGGCATGGTGCGGAGGATGGTATCC
- a CDS encoding Rieske (2Fe-2S) protein: protein MENTEDFAEKTVSSFELVRVYSLPELPPGSRKVVHIDTGNVLLLNIDGEIFAISSLCPHAGGHLKYGYLEGYTIECPLHYWPFDVRDGTLVGMNQASLFEYQLDIYPVQLQGDQIYLKLARPS from the coding sequence ATGGAAAACACCGAAGATTTTGCTGAAAAAACCGTTTCTTCTTTTGAACTTGTGCGAGTATATTCATTGCCAGAATTACCCCCCGGTAGCCGTAAAGTAGTGCATATTGATACTGGCAATGTATTGCTTTTAAATATCGATGGCGAAATATTTGCGATTTCTAGCCTCTGCCCGCACGCTGGAGGTCATCTAAAATACGGCTATCTTGAAGGTTATACCATCGAATGCCCGCTGCATTACTGGCCGTTCGATGTGCGCGACGGTACTCTCGTAGGGATGAATCAAGCTAGTCTTTTTGAATACCAACTTGATATCTATCCGGTGCAACTACAAGGTGATCAGATTTATTTAAAGCTCGCACGCCCCTCTTAA
- a CDS encoding aminoglycoside phosphotransferase family protein, which produces MNRPGDSKVREAVASLFSLQNEGSGVAGVNSNLKSRTLLHQWPLSRVERLKFRSSELPNLIFKTILPPLHTELLTYQYLFAQRNRWTPLLYGTFEVGNEVWLFLEDLGDRTLNKENSVENLYRAISTLAGLHTSFESQVKTGELPSNLDLPFYDADKYRQSAVDALRTTELLVKQGKYRAVTSRHLAKLEIVVDRYSRIVSTLVQLPQTLVHGEFDADNIIFSAEDGRVVILDWSTACFGAGLLDLVDITNFAVTTFGNEMMPRVTQAYREAYRAISGTPFPVEDFEEALVSAQIEKKMSMIRWFNQCGLHYIPSGLVAYNYSVSSLIDEVFDLSTILR; this is translated from the coding sequence ATGAATAGACCCGGTGACTCAAAAGTTCGCGAAGCAGTAGCCAGCCTTTTCAGCCTTCAGAATGAAGGGTCGGGCGTAGCGGGTGTTAATAGCAATCTCAAAAGTCGCACCCTTCTCCATCAATGGCCGCTCTCGCGAGTTGAACGTCTTAAGTTTCGAAGCTCAGAGTTGCCTAATTTGATTTTCAAAACCATTTTACCTCCCCTCCACACCGAATTATTAACTTATCAGTATTTATTTGCCCAGCGTAATCGCTGGACTCCTTTGCTTTACGGTACCTTTGAAGTGGGTAACGAAGTCTGGCTTTTTCTGGAAGATTTAGGTGACCGCACTTTGAATAAGGAGAACTCCGTTGAAAATCTTTATCGGGCTATTTCCACTCTTGCTGGTTTGCATACCTCTTTTGAGTCACAGGTAAAAACGGGCGAATTGCCTTCTAATTTAGACTTGCCCTTTTATGATGCGGATAAATATCGCCAGAGCGCAGTGGATGCGCTCAGAACCACCGAATTGCTGGTAAAACAAGGCAAATATCGGGCAGTGACTTCTCGCCATCTTGCCAAGCTTGAAATAGTGGTGGATAGATATTCCAGAATTGTTAGCACTTTGGTACAATTGCCGCAAACACTGGTACATGGCGAATTTGATGCCGATAATATAATATTTAGCGCGGAGGATGGTCGCGTTGTAATATTGGATTGGTCAACTGCCTGTTTTGGCGCTGGTTTGCTTGATCTCGTAGATATTACCAATTTTGCGGTTACTACCTTTGGCAATGAGATGATGCCGAGGGTAACACAGGCTTACCGGGAGGCTTACCGCGCAATTAGTGGCACTCCCTTTCCGGTGGAAGATTTCGAAGAAGCGTTGGTGAGCGCGCAGATTGAAAAGAAAATGAGCATGATTCGTTGGTTTAACCAATGCGGTTTGCATTATATTCCTTCCGGTCTGGTTGCTTATAATTATTCAGTTTCAAGCTTGATTGATGAAGTTTTTGACCTATCTACGATATTAAGATAG
- a CDS encoding IS4 family transposase — MSTQNNNKKNTKTSHSRQTRAIMLERSKRPVPAPTEQEIEQLLNQLIEPAILNLTQHYQSLGLRCRTLTLPVMVCFLISLIWRQLGSVSAAVRELNQYGQLWQPALKVSQQAVSERLRELPASLFESILREVLSEVQKRSQARQRPLPKELQKGLAEFKQIVAVDASSLDALIKKVGLLRETEQTVLGGRMLAMLDLRSQLPTQVWYEEDSYCHEQNWWEQICESLPSGALLLFDLGFVNYGRYAQLSSEGKYFISRVKSRMVHQVLQKLSWREGQREWLIQVKDAARQPLILRQVEIEYAGKWYSYVTNVLELERLSGTQIAELYRQRWRIEDAFKTVKRLLGLAYFYGSSQNAILLQLWTTWLMYSVLIDLSDEVAEELELPLSRISVEMVYLGLGHISRVRARGLEVSVVQYLATNAKLLGIVKRPRPRPKPDLTFPLIS; from the coding sequence ATGAGTACCCAAAATAATAATAAAAAGAATACCAAAACGAGCCATTCACGTCAGACCAGAGCAATAATGTTGGAGCGCTCAAAACGACCCGTCCCCGCCCCAACCGAGCAGGAAATAGAGCAACTGCTCAATCAGTTGATCGAACCAGCAATTCTAAATCTGACGCAGCATTATCAAAGCTTAGGCTTACGTTGCCGTACCCTCACCCTACCAGTAATGGTTTGTTTCCTGATTAGTCTAATCTGGCGACAATTGGGTTCGGTCAGTGCCGCGGTTAGAGAACTTAATCAGTACGGACAACTGTGGCAACCAGCCCTTAAAGTAAGCCAGCAAGCCGTGAGTGAACGTTTGCGAGAGTTGCCCGCTAGTCTATTTGAAAGTATTTTAAGGGAGGTCTTGTCAGAAGTACAAAAACGTAGCCAAGCTCGCCAACGTCCCCTCCCGAAAGAGTTGCAAAAGGGACTGGCTGAGTTCAAACAGATAGTGGCAGTGGACGCTTCCAGTTTGGATGCCTTGATAAAGAAAGTGGGTTTGTTACGGGAAACTGAGCAGACGGTATTAGGTGGGCGAATGTTAGCAATGTTAGACTTGCGTAGTCAATTACCTACCCAAGTATGGTATGAGGAGGATAGTTACTGCCACGAACAGAACTGGTGGGAACAAATTTGTGAAAGCCTGCCCAGTGGAGCTTTACTGCTGTTCGATTTAGGCTTCGTGAATTATGGGCGATACGCTCAGTTAAGCTCAGAAGGCAAATACTTTATCAGTCGGGTCAAGAGCAGAATGGTGCATCAAGTTCTCCAGAAGTTAAGCTGGAGAGAGGGGCAGCGTGAATGGCTAATACAAGTGAAAGATGCGGCTAGGCAACCGTTAATATTAAGGCAAGTGGAAATAGAATATGCGGGTAAATGGTACAGTTATGTCACCAATGTGCTGGAGCTAGAGCGGTTAAGTGGCACTCAAATCGCCGAACTATATCGGCAACGCTGGCGGATAGAGGATGCCTTCAAAACGGTAAAACGGTTGCTGGGCTTAGCTTATTTTTATGGCAGTAGCCAAAACGCCATATTATTACAGTTATGGACAACCTGGTTAATGTACAGTGTCTTGATTGATTTGAGTGATGAGGTGGCGGAGGAATTGGAACTGCCTTTGAGCCGAATTTCGGTAGAAATGGTATATCTGGGGCTGGGTCATATAAGCCGTGTGAGGGCTAGAGGGCTAGAAGTTAGTGTGGTTCAGTATTTGGCCACTAATGCCAAACTTTTAGGGATTGTCAAACGTCCAAGACCCAGACCTAAACCTGATTTGACTTTCCCTTTAATTTCTTAA